The following proteins come from a genomic window of Nostoc sp. TCL26-01:
- a CDS encoding ankyrin repeat domain-containing protein, translating to MTENNDVLLLKAAKGGDIKRLGALLAAGVGVDVCDRDGTTALMFAASIGYTEIVRSLLDAGANINLTRKRYGLTALMLAASANQIDIVKLLISRGTDVHAINEDGSTALMAAAQKGHVEVVKTLLAAGAEVNFTDKDDDTALKLAIKQGHAAVVELILQSGVDVNGEDEQGETPLTIATDFSHGDVIQVLLAAGANVNQQNEDGNTALLAAAAVGNSAIAKILLDHGAEVNHQDQDGETALHFATVEGYKDLVQILLHHGANAQIKNHLGDTPLMVAALQGHSQIVEVLLHHGANLHGDNLGETPLTLATIQGHTETVKVLLDYGADANIPGNDGKTPLIKATERNYPGVIQLLLAKGANVNYQDSAGATALMWAVSAGYGKAAQILLQAGADPNLKNRGGYTALMIAEFNGFRSIAQMLTQAGASE from the coding sequence ATGACTGAAAACAATGATGTTTTGCTATTGAAGGCTGCTAAGGGTGGCGATATTAAGCGGTTGGGTGCGTTACTGGCTGCTGGTGTTGGGGTGGATGTATGCGATCGCGATGGGACTACGGCGTTAATGTTTGCTGCTAGTATTGGTTACACGGAAATTGTGCGATCGCTTTTAGATGCAGGGGCAAATATCAATCTAACCAGAAAACGTTATGGTTTGACGGCGTTGATGTTAGCGGCTAGTGCCAATCAGATTGATATTGTCAAGCTGTTAATCTCTAGGGGTACTGATGTTCATGCCATTAATGAAGATGGTAGTACGGCTTTGATGGCGGCGGCACAGAAAGGTCATGTGGAAGTAGTGAAGACTCTGTTGGCTGCTGGTGCTGAGGTCAATTTTACTGATAAAGATGATGATACAGCTTTGAAGCTGGCAATTAAGCAGGGACACGCTGCCGTAGTAGAATTGATTTTACAAAGTGGTGTAGATGTTAATGGTGAAGATGAGCAAGGGGAAACACCCTTAACGATTGCTACAGATTTTAGTCATGGGGATGTCATACAAGTCTTGCTGGCGGCTGGGGCTAATGTTAACCAACAGAATGAAGACGGTAACACAGCGTTGTTAGCAGCTGCGGCAGTGGGAAATAGTGCGATCGCTAAAATTTTACTAGACCACGGTGCTGAGGTAAATCACCAAGACCAAGATGGTGAAACTGCCCTACATTTTGCCACGGTGGAAGGTTACAAGGATTTGGTGCAGATTTTACTGCATCATGGTGCAAATGCCCAAATTAAAAACCATCTGGGCGATACACCCTTAATGGTGGCTGCATTACAAGGACATAGCCAGATAGTTGAAGTACTGCTACATCATGGTGCTAATTTGCATGGAGATAATTTAGGTGAGACACCTTTAACATTAGCGACAATTCAAGGTCACACCGAAACAGTTAAGGTATTGTTAGACTACGGTGCTGATGCCAATATTCCAGGCAATGATGGCAAAACACCTTTAATTAAAGCTACCGAACGCAACTATCCAGGAGTAATTCAGTTATTGTTAGCTAAGGGGGCAAATGTTAATTACCAAGACTCTGCTGGGGCTACGGCGCTGATGTGGGCTGTCTCAGCAGGTTATGGTAAAGCGGCGCAAATCCTGTTGCAAGCCGGCGCAGATCCAAATCTTAAAAATCGTGGTGGTTATACGGCGTTAATGATTGCTGAGTTTAATGGTTTTAGAAGTATTGCCCAGATGTTAACGCAGGCTGGAGCGAGTGAGTAA
- a CDS encoding cobalamin biosynthesis protein: MDKKTAQQPDLWIGVGCQLGISHQLLVAAIPEIFSVHQLDQEAIAGIATIDTKASELGLLEFCRLYSLPLKTFPAAILADVCVPNPSKVIAEKVGTSSVAEAAAMLAAADLSFSSNIFPQELRVKLLVPKTVFRLPGQLGVVTIAVAQTSSISTISRLGGGFA; this comes from the coding sequence GTGGATAAAAAAACTGCTCAACAGCCGGATTTATGGATAGGAGTTGGTTGTCAGTTAGGTATTTCTCATCAATTGCTGGTAGCTGCAATCCCAGAAATTTTCTCTGTACATCAACTTGATCAAGAAGCGATCGCCGGTATTGCTACTATTGATACAAAAGCTTCAGAACTTGGTTTACTGGAATTTTGCCGTCTGTATAGCCTTCCTTTAAAAACCTTTCCTGCCGCAATTTTGGCTGACGTTTGTGTACCCAACCCCAGCAAAGTGATTGCCGAAAAAGTTGGGACTTCCAGTGTAGCCGAGGCGGCGGCTATGCTAGCGGCGGCTGATTTATCCTTTTCCTCAAACATATTCCCACAAGAATTGAGAGTAAAGCTTTTGGTTCCGAAAACAGTTTTTCGCTTACCTGGACAACTGGGAGTAGTGACAATTGCTGTAGCCCAAACATCAAGTATTAGTACTATTAGTAGGTTGGGTGGAGGCTTTGCGTAA
- a CDS encoding phage holin family protein has product MKHFLLTWLGTAVALLITAKIVPGFVVTSFVVALLAAVVIGLVNAFVRPILSILAFPVTLLTFGLFTFVLNALTLWLASVLTPSTGFQIKGFLAAFLGSIVLSIVSSIINYILRAVE; this is encoded by the coding sequence ATGAAACACTTTTTATTAACTTGGCTTGGTACTGCGGTGGCTTTGCTGATTACTGCTAAAATTGTGCCGGGGTTTGTCGTCACTAGTTTTGTCGTCGCTTTACTGGCTGCTGTGGTAATTGGCTTAGTCAATGCCTTTGTCAGACCGATTTTAAGTATTTTGGCATTTCCTGTCACCTTACTCACTTTTGGTTTATTTACATTTGTCCTCAATGCTTTAACTCTCTGGTTGGCGAGTGTTCTTACACCTAGTACTGGGTTTCAAATTAAAGGCTTTCTCGCTGCTTTTTTGGGATCAATTGTCCTATCTATTGTTTCTAGCATCATTAATTACATTTTGAGAGCAGTAGAATAA
- a CDS encoding peptidoglycan-binding protein: MKGCLRASISYLKPQKAFGYFRTSKFYWLLMLSSTTMFVGSSAVVAVPTPQLIAQQVIISRPTLRVGSQGERVSELQAALKLLGFYSGAIDGVYNDNTANSVSRFKQAAGLSPDGVVDAVTWQRLFPNEAIVAPTASLPASLPNPTPNTVVNSTTDFPVPTQPVASPTANPRPTTPVANTRPEPRPANPKPVQNQVVNTRPANTKPTTPKPQTTTPKPSSTSQFRPTPPSQQIAGIQYTSEGWPILRVGMKNAEVSKLQQRLSQLGFLKGGVDGYFGVLTEEALKAAQKRYGLEPDGVAGGATWEALLRRSPQRR, from the coding sequence ATGAAAGGCTGCTTGAGAGCAAGTATCAGTTACTTAAAACCACAAAAGGCATTTGGCTATTTCCGCACCAGCAAGTTTTATTGGCTACTTATGCTATCCTCTACAACTATGTTTGTTGGCTCATCGGCTGTAGTTGCAGTTCCCACACCACAATTGATTGCTCAACAAGTGATCATCAGCCGCCCTACCCTGAGAGTTGGTAGTCAAGGTGAACGTGTCTCAGAACTTCAAGCAGCGCTCAAGCTTTTGGGTTTTTATTCTGGGGCAATTGATGGAGTTTACAACGATAATACAGCCAATTCCGTTTCTCGCTTTAAACAAGCAGCTGGCTTGAGTCCTGATGGTGTTGTTGATGCTGTTACTTGGCAAAGACTGTTTCCCAATGAAGCAATAGTCGCACCAACTGCCTCTTTACCCGCTTCTTTGCCCAACCCCACTCCTAATACAGTCGTTAATTCCACAACTGATTTCCCAGTTCCCACCCAACCAGTAGCTAGTCCAACTGCCAACCCCAGACCGACTACTCCCGTTGCCAACACTAGACCAGAACCCAGACCTGCTAACCCTAAACCTGTACAAAATCAAGTTGTCAATACCAGACCTGCCAATACCAAACCAACAACACCCAAACCACAAACAACTACCCCAAAACCATCTTCCACATCTCAGTTCCGCCCCACTCCCCCATCTCAACAAATTGCCGGCATACAGTACACTTCAGAAGGCTGGCCGATTTTACGTGTAGGAATGAAAAATGCGGAAGTTAGCAAGTTACAACAAAGATTGAGTCAGCTTGGTTTTTTGAAGGGTGGTGTAGATGGTTATTTTGGAGTTTTGACGGAGGAAGCTTTGAAAGCAGCCCAAAAACGTTACGGTTTAGAACCTGATGGTGTTGCTGGTGGTGCGACGTGGGAGGCCCTATTGCGGCGATCGCCCCAACGGCGTTAG
- a CDS encoding ATP-binding protein — MASNLKISNKPENNFHSSANLSMNFSYQPAVNALGQQALSGIELSSLFQNTVILVAQILNIKCSRIWQVLSDNNSFRKVASIGEKPLDADEPEMNEITNQQVQQPIINLNTFSGQIDDFDISSPPDSVAGLSVLIPGVSKPLGFLEVYATEPRNFSADDIHFLQSVTHVLATAIERKRSDALVYTQSQVLEQVAFGMNLNEIFNHLCILLEQQLPGAYCSILVVDQDKKRLRGGAAPTLPEEFAAGVDGLMIGECAGSCGTAAYRGDSVFVNDIANDPLWADFRDFALSYNIRACWSSPFTSQTGEVLGTFAISHKLPCHPTQHHLDILKTATHIASIATETARAAAALQKANNELEIKVEERTSELKNALLDLQKTQAQLVHSEKMSSLGQLVAGVAHEINNPIGFIAGNLGYANNYIHDLLDLIAVYQEQYPQLNPTIAAKIKAIDLDYLYEDLPKLMTSMRAGSERITDIVLGLRNFSRLDEAKIKSVDIHEGIDNTLMILNHQLALGNKLPDIQIVKNYGQLPKVSCYVNQLNQVFMNILNNAIYALKENIEHWQSTTKIPSIQIKTLVVDNKKVLISIKDNGPGINTEIQKHIFDPFFTTKPVGQGTGLGLSISYEIVVEKHQGKLSCISALDEGTEFQMEIPIQMFSCQQ; from the coding sequence ATGGCATCAAACTTAAAGATATCAAATAAACCAGAGAATAATTTCCATTCATCTGCTAATTTATCGATGAATTTCAGCTATCAACCTGCTGTGAATGCTCTAGGACAACAAGCACTTTCAGGAATTGAACTATCATCTTTGTTCCAAAATACAGTTATTTTAGTAGCTCAGATTCTCAATATTAAATGCAGTAGAATTTGGCAAGTTCTTTCAGATAATAATTCTTTCCGTAAAGTAGCTAGCATTGGGGAAAAGCCTTTAGATGCAGATGAGCCTGAGATGAATGAGATAACTAATCAACAAGTACAACAGCCAATTATTAATCTCAACACATTCTCTGGTCAAATAGATGATTTTGACATATCCTCTCCCCCAGACAGTGTTGCTGGCTTGAGTGTGCTAATTCCTGGGGTGAGCAAACCTTTAGGTTTTCTAGAAGTATATGCTACCGAGCCGAGAAATTTTTCTGCCGACGATATTCATTTTTTACAATCTGTAACGCACGTCTTAGCAACAGCGATTGAACGTAAGCGTTCAGACGCATTAGTCTACACTCAAAGTCAAGTGTTAGAACAAGTTGCCTTTGGAATGAACCTAAATGAAATCTTTAATCACCTTTGTATTTTGCTAGAGCAACAATTACCTGGAGCTTATTGCTCAATTTTAGTTGTAGACCAAGATAAAAAAAGACTACGGGGAGGAGCAGCACCCACATTACCAGAAGAATTTGCTGCTGGCGTTGATGGTTTGATGATTGGTGAATGTGCCGGTTCTTGCGGTACTGCTGCTTATAGAGGAGATTCCGTATTTGTTAATGATATTGCCAATGATCCTTTATGGGCTGATTTTCGAGATTTTGCTTTGAGTTATAACATTAGAGCTTGTTGGTCATCACCTTTTACTTCACAAACAGGTGAAGTTTTAGGAACATTTGCTATATCTCATAAATTGCCATGTCATCCTACTCAACATCATCTAGATATTCTCAAAACAGCCACTCATATTGCTAGTATTGCCACAGAAACAGCTAGAGCCGCAGCAGCATTGCAAAAGGCAAACAATGAGTTAGAAATAAAAGTTGAAGAACGAACATCTGAATTAAAAAATGCTTTACTCGACTTACAAAAAACCCAAGCTCAACTGGTTCACAGTGAAAAAATGTCAAGTTTAGGACAATTGGTAGCAGGGGTAGCCCATGAAATTAATAATCCCATTGGATTTATTGCTGGTAATCTCGGTTATGCCAATAATTACATCCATGATTTGCTAGATTTAATTGCGGTTTATCAAGAGCAATATCCCCAATTAAATCCCACCATAGCAGCCAAAATAAAAGCGATCGATTTAGATTACTTATACGAAGACTTACCTAAGTTAATGACATCTATGAGAGCAGGTAGTGAGCGCATTACAGATATTGTGTTGGGCTTACGGAACTTTTCACGATTAGATGAAGCAAAAATAAAGTCTGTAGATATTCATGAAGGGATAGATAATACATTAATGATTCTGAATCATCAGTTGGCACTAGGCAATAAATTACCTGATATTCAGATAGTTAAAAACTATGGTCAACTACCCAAGGTTAGTTGTTATGTCAACCAGTTAAATCAGGTTTTTATGAATATTCTCAATAATGCAATTTATGCCTTAAAGGAGAATATAGAACACTGGCAATCTACTACTAAGATACCAAGTATTCAAATCAAAACTTTAGTTGTAGACAACAAGAAAGTTTTAATTAGTATTAAAGATAATGGGCCAGGTATAAATACAGAAATTCAAAAGCACATTTTTGACCCCTTCTTCACTACTAAGCCTGTTGGTCAAGGAACTGGTTTAGGATTATCCATTAGTTATGAGATTGTTGTGGAAAAGCATCAAGGAAAACTCAGTTGTATCTCTGCATTAGATGAGGGAACAGAATTCCAAATGGAGATTCCTATTCAGATGTTCAGTTGTCAGCAATAA
- a CDS encoding Uma2 family endonuclease, which produces MTQSLQKLFTFAEFLDFLATQPENIRYELHDGYIIQMPPPFGKHEEIVAFLTMILGYECLRLKLNYGIPKTATVKPEKKMSGYYPDVLLINFSNLDNEPLWEKQSILSQPDSIPLVIEVVSTNWRDDYHKKLADYEEMGIPEYWIVDYTALGSKELIGDPKQPTITIYSLSDEGEYRSKLFRGDDRIESPTFLDLNLTVAQIFSARY; this is translated from the coding sequence ATGACACAATCTCTACAAAAATTATTTACATTCGCTGAATTTTTAGATTTTTTAGCAACACAACCCGAAAATATCCGTTATGAATTACACGATGGATATATTATTCAAATGCCACCCCCATTTGGAAAACATGAGGAAATCGTAGCTTTTTTAACAATGATTTTAGGGTATGAGTGTCTTCGCCTTAAACTTAATTACGGTATACCTAAAACCGCTACAGTGAAGCCAGAAAAGAAAATGTCAGGGTACTATCCAGATGTTTTGTTAATAAATTTTTCTAACTTGGATAATGAACCATTATGGGAGAAACAATCAATCCTTAGTCAACCAGATTCAATTCCGTTAGTAATTGAGGTCGTGAGTACTAACTGGAGAGATGATTATCATAAAAAGCTTGCTGACTACGAAGAAATGGGTATCCCAGAATATTGGATTGTGGATTATACTGCTTTGGGTAGTAAGGAGTTGATAGGTGATCCCAAACAGCCAACAATCACAATTTACTCTTTAAGTGATGAGGGTGAATATCGTAGTAAACTGTTTAGGGGAGACGACCGTATAGAGTCGCCAACATTCTTAGATTTAAATCTGACGGTAGCCCAAATTTTTTCAGCCCGTTATTGA
- a CDS encoding pitrilysin family protein, with translation MTPTVKPPVSHSPIHRTVFHNGIVLLVAENPAADIIAARIFVRAGSCYENREQAGLSHLLAAVMTKGCAGLSSWEIAEQVESVGASLSTDTSTDYFLLSLKTVTADFPEILALAGKILRSPTFPETQIELERRLALQDIRSQKEQPFTLALEQMRQAMYQNHPYAMSVLGDETTMSSLTRTDLVEYHQTYFRPDSLVISIAGRLTLQEAIALVEQVFGDWQIPDIATPAINLPTITANPQHKLKPVQTQQSIVMLGYLGASVSSPDYPALKLLSTYLGNGLSSRLFVELREKRGLAYEVSAFYPTKLYPASFVVYMGTAPENTTIALEGLSTEVELLSNTEISESSLQAAKNKILGQYALGKQTNGQIAQIYGWYEILGLGIDFDTAFQELIAAVSSQDTLTAAHQYLQEPYLSLVGQEEAINSYKKS, from the coding sequence ATAACTCCAACTGTGAAACCTCCTGTGTCTCATTCCCCCATCCACCGCACTGTTTTCCACAATGGCATTGTCTTGCTGGTAGCAGAAAACCCAGCAGCCGATATTATTGCGGCACGAATTTTTGTCCGTGCTGGTAGTTGCTACGAAAATCGAGAACAAGCAGGGTTATCCCATTTGCTAGCAGCAGTGATGACAAAGGGATGTGCAGGACTTTCCAGTTGGGAAATTGCCGAACAAGTCGAATCTGTAGGCGCGAGTTTGAGTACAGATACTTCTACCGACTACTTTTTATTGTCATTGAAGACCGTTACAGCCGACTTTCCCGAAATTTTAGCATTGGCAGGGAAAATTTTGCGATCGCCCACCTTCCCCGAAACCCAAATCGAACTAGAACGGCGTTTAGCACTGCAAGATATTCGCTCTCAAAAAGAACAGCCTTTCACCCTCGCCTTAGAACAAATGCGCCAGGCGATGTACCAAAACCATCCTTACGCCATGTCAGTTCTGGGGGATGAAACGACCATGAGTAGTTTGACCAGAACAGACTTGGTAGAATATCACCAAACTTATTTTCGTCCAGACAGCCTAGTTATTAGTATTGCTGGTAGACTGACATTACAAGAAGCGATCGCCTTAGTAGAACAAGTATTCGGTGATTGGCAAATACCAGATATAGCCACACCAGCAATTAATTTACCCACAATCACAGCCAATCCCCAACACAAGTTAAAACCTGTACAAACCCAGCAATCTATCGTCATGTTGGGTTACTTGGGCGCATCGGTGAGTTCTCCTGATTATCCTGCACTAAAACTTCTGTCTACCTATTTAGGCAATGGCTTATCTAGTCGTTTATTTGTGGAACTACGAGAAAAACGGGGTTTAGCTTATGAAGTCTCAGCCTTTTACCCCACAAAACTCTATCCAGCCTCATTTGTAGTTTACATGGGTACAGCCCCAGAAAATACCACCATTGCCTTAGAAGGATTAAGTACAGAAGTAGAATTATTATCTAACACGGAAATATCAGAAAGTAGCCTACAAGCCGCCAAGAACAAAATCCTCGGACAATATGCTTTAGGTAAACAAACCAACGGGCAAATTGCTCAAATATATGGTTGGTACGAAATCTTAGGTTTAGGCATTGATTTTGACACCGCATTTCAAGAATTGATTGCGGCGGTAAGTTCCCAAGATACCCTGACAGCAGCACATCAATACTTACAGGAACCGTACTTGTCTTTAGTTGGTCAAGAAGAAGCGATTAACAGCTACAAAAAATCCTAA
- a CDS encoding pitrilysin family protein: MFPASVFRLDNGLTFIHQEIPTTPVVVADVWVRAGAMCEPEPWFGMAHFLEHMIFKGTATLPPGMFDSQIENRGGVSHAATSYDYANYSLTTAAPYLEDTLPCLSDLLINAAIPEDEFSRERDVVLEEIRACYDDPDWIGFQSLLQSVYPNHPYGRSILGTEAELMQHSPQAMRCFHRAHYQPENMTVVIAGGIAQQPAWELVHRSFANFAEPVECPQISPVAKPVITGIHRQELDIPRIEQARLLLAWVVPGVEQLRTAYGLDLLSVLLAEGRTSRLVRDLREELQLVQGICTNFSLQCASSLFTITAWLEPEHLETVENSILSHLHDIQTIGLSEQELTRTRRLLCNEYAFSTETPNQLTGLYGYYNTIAQAELATTYPHQIQSFEIPELQQLAKQHLSLENYAVTILKPL; this comes from the coding sequence GTGTTTCCAGCCTCAGTTTTCCGACTAGACAATGGTTTAACCTTTATTCATCAAGAGATTCCCACTACTCCCGTAGTTGTGGCTGATGTTTGGGTGCGCGCTGGGGCTATGTGTGAGCCAGAACCGTGGTTTGGCATGGCACACTTTTTAGAACACATGATTTTTAAAGGTACAGCCACCTTACCCCCAGGAATGTTCGATTCTCAAATCGAAAACAGGGGTGGAGTCAGTCATGCTGCTACCAGCTACGATTATGCCAATTATTCTCTGACAACAGCTGCACCTTACCTAGAAGATACCTTACCTTGCTTGAGTGATCTACTGATCAACGCAGCAATTCCCGAAGATGAATTTAGCCGCGAACGGGATGTAGTGCTAGAAGAAATCCGCGCTTGCTATGATGATCCCGATTGGATAGGCTTTCAATCTTTGCTGCAAAGCGTTTACCCAAATCATCCCTATGGACGTTCAATTTTGGGGACTGAGGCAGAACTGATGCAGCACTCACCACAAGCAATGCGTTGTTTTCATCGCGCACACTACCAACCGGAAAACATGACAGTGGTAATCGCTGGTGGTATTGCCCAACAGCCAGCCTGGGAATTAGTGCATCGTTCCTTTGCTAATTTTGCCGAACCTGTTGAGTGTCCACAAATCTCACCAGTCGCTAAACCAGTCATCACAGGAATTCATCGTCAAGAATTAGACATACCACGGATAGAGCAAGCCCGACTACTGCTAGCCTGGGTTGTGCCAGGAGTAGAGCAACTGCGTACAGCTTATGGTTTAGATTTGTTATCAGTATTGTTAGCAGAAGGAAGAACTTCGCGCCTAGTCCGAGATTTGCGAGAAGAATTACAACTTGTCCAAGGAATTTGTACTAACTTCTCTCTGCAATGTGCATCAAGTTTATTTACAATTACCGCTTGGTTAGAGCCAGAACACCTAGAAACAGTTGAAAACTCGATTTTAAGTCATCTGCATGACATCCAAACCATAGGGTTGAGTGAACAGGAACTTACTCGTACACGCAGACTCTTATGTAATGAATATGCCTTTTCCACAGAAACACCCAATCAGCTGACAGGACTTTATGGATATTACAACACGATCGCCCAAGCAGAGTTAGCCACAACCTATCCCCACCAAATTCAATCATTTGAGATCCCAGAACTGCAACAATTAGCTAAACAGCATCTTTCATTAGAAAATTATGCTGTAACTATCCTCAAACCTCTGTAG
- a CDS encoding 5-(carboxyamino)imidazole ribonucleotide synthase — protein sequence MKRVGIIGGGQLAWMMGDAAKQLGVELIVQTPSHLDPAVSIAQDIVLADVDDVHGTEILAQKSDIITFENEFVNLEALAVLANQGVCFRPRLTALAPLLDKYHQRCYLRDLGLPVPQFFALEQPENIPSIIAHLGFPLVLKSRRHGYDGQGTYIIDDAASLEQIIEINQPRNTAFLIEEFIPFQRELAVIAARSVDGEVVIYPVVETQQEKQVCRRVIAPADITPEQMDVSEAIAHKLLNSLEVVGVFGIELFLTAAGKVLVNEIAPRTHNSGHFSLDACETSQFEQHLRAVCGLPLGNPALQCASAVMVNLLGYEDSQSDYQNQRQQIATIPQAHVHWYGKTASRPGRKLGHVTVLLNQHNQTAACEIANTIENIWYSG from the coding sequence ATGAAGCGTGTAGGTATAATTGGTGGCGGACAGCTAGCTTGGATGATGGGAGATGCAGCCAAGCAGCTAGGTGTAGAATTAATAGTGCAAACTCCCAGTCATCTTGATCCGGCTGTATCCATTGCCCAAGATATTGTTTTAGCCGATGTTGATGATGTTCATGGTACAGAAATTTTAGCCCAAAAAAGCGACATCATTACTTTTGAAAACGAGTTTGTCAATTTAGAGGCTCTAGCAGTCTTAGCCAATCAAGGTGTTTGTTTCCGTCCCAGGTTAACAGCTTTAGCACCTCTTTTAGATAAATATCACCAGCGTTGCTATTTACGCGATTTAGGTTTACCCGTTCCCCAATTTTTTGCTCTCGAACAACCAGAAAATATTCCCTCCATCATTGCACATTTAGGTTTTCCCCTAGTCCTCAAATCTCGTCGCCACGGTTATGACGGACAAGGTACATACATCATTGATGATGCAGCCAGCTTGGAGCAAATCATAGAAATAAATCAGCCCAGAAATACAGCATTTTTAATCGAAGAATTTATCCCCTTTCAACGAGAACTAGCGGTAATTGCTGCCCGTTCCGTAGATGGGGAAGTTGTCATCTATCCAGTGGTAGAAACTCAACAAGAAAAACAGGTATGTCGGCGAGTCATTGCACCTGCCGATATTACCCCTGAGCAAATGGATGTGTCAGAGGCGATCGCTCATAAACTATTAAATAGCCTGGAAGTAGTCGGAGTATTTGGCATCGAATTATTTCTCACAGCCGCAGGTAAAGTCTTAGTCAATGAAATTGCCCCCCGTACCCACAATTCTGGGCATTTTTCTCTAGATGCTTGTGAAACTTCGCAATTTGAACAGCACCTCAGAGCCGTTTGTGGCCTACCTTTAGGCAATCCCGCTTTACAATGCGCCAGTGCTGTCATGGTCAACCTGCTGGGGTATGAAGATTCTCAAAGTGATTACCAAAATCAGCGCCAACAAATAGCCACCATTCCCCAAGCCCACGTTCATTGGTATGGGAAAACAGCATCTCGTCCAGGGCGAAAACTAGGACACGTCACTGTTTTGTTAAACCAACATAACCAAACTGCGGCGTGTGAAATTGCCAACACCATAGAAAATATCTGGTATTCTGGCTAA
- a CDS encoding pentapeptide repeat-containing protein produces the protein MTLWQQGLIIALAIALFCLPYPALADWTHPLSFSNAELSRHNFAGESLQAAEFSNANLEMTNFVGADLRGAVLSASVMTQANLHGADLTNAMVDQVNLTGADLSNAVFKEALLLRAIFNDVNIEGADFTDAILDKAQIKELCTKASGVNSQTGRETRDSLGCR, from the coding sequence ATGACTTTGTGGCAACAAGGATTAATCATAGCGTTAGCGATCGCCTTATTTTGCCTACCCTATCCAGCGCTAGCAGATTGGACTCATCCTTTATCATTTAGCAACGCTGAATTATCGAGGCATAACTTTGCGGGAGAAAGTTTACAAGCGGCGGAGTTTTCTAACGCTAACCTAGAAATGACAAACTTTGTCGGTGCTGACTTACGTGGTGCAGTCTTGAGTGCTTCGGTGATGACACAAGCAAATCTCCACGGAGCAGATTTAACTAATGCTATGGTCGATCAGGTAAACTTAACAGGAGCTGATTTAAGTAATGCCGTTTTTAAAGAAGCTCTTTTACTCCGCGCCATATTTAATGATGTGAACATAGAAGGTGCAGACTTTACTGACGCAATTTTAGATAAGGCACAAATCAAAGAACTTTGTACGAAAGCTAGCGGAGTCAATTCACAAACCGGCAGAGAAACTCGTGATTCCTTGGGATGTCGATGA
- a CDS encoding transposase family protein gives MMELDFTNLLDLPGVEVDSWHYSPDAITFNLKILAKGIYCSYFHDYTEELHQVRPILVRDLSAFGKPVYLKLPRRQFYCRICQRYITEQLNFIDYRRKYTQRYEVNIYSQVHSSSIEQISKQENLNIEQVKNIVNYVEQKQQAKLDVDKFKLLSVNSCHKN, from the coding sequence ATGATGGAATTAGATTTCACAAATTTACTAGATTTACCAGGAGTAGAAGTAGATTCTTGGCATTATTCCCCGGATGCAATAACCTTTAATTTGAAAATTTTAGCCAAGGGAATTTATTGTTCATATTTCCATGATTACACGGAAGAACTACATCAAGTACGACCCATTTTAGTCAGAGACTTATCAGCTTTTGGTAAACCTGTTTACTTGAAGTTACCTCGCCGACAATTTTATTGTCGAATCTGTCAACGTTATATTACAGAGCAGTTAAATTTTATTGATTATAGAAGAAAGTACACACAAAGATATGAAGTGAATATTTACTCTCAAGTTCACAGTTCTAGCATTGAACAAATCAGCAAACAAGAGAATTTAAATATTGAACAGGTCAAGAATATTGTTAATTATGTTGAGCAAAAACAACAAGCCAAACTTGACGTAGATAAATTCAAGTTGTTATCAGTTAATTCTTGTCATAAAAATTAG